From the genome of Vigna angularis cultivar LongXiaoDou No.4 chromosome 11, ASM1680809v1, whole genome shotgun sequence, one region includes:
- the LOC108332682 gene encoding uncharacterized protein LOC108332682, which produces MKRKKKIVRRRSNVGEGSFIINEEVGDHDINEEYNELSSDVDNDDNVSLNRGKFPKYKADDMNKTFKFKLGMKLCSLKDFKNALMKHSVLNGKEAQFVKNDPKRVKTLVGHHRCGRIFGNKSVGITPGKAKQIAMDSLVGDGERQYAHLYDYVAEFLRLKVGTFKIKVNQPQPTLTPRFRSFYMCLEGCKEGCKEGFLGSCRPFIGVDGCHLKTTYSDKLFATLREKVKTYPGDVMPKPRKRLDMEVEKSENWIPVWAGAAKFEVTHDFTMDKLVVDLSNHTCSCYFWDLIGIPCRHVVAAIHYKLENPEDYVHHYYKKHAYETCYGPQIIPINGQQLWPTSDSTTLLPPIYKTPPGGLKS; this is translated from the exons atgaaaaggaagaagaaaattgtgAGGAGAAGAAGCAATGTTGGTGAAGGGTCATTTatcattaatgaagaagttggaGACCATGACATAAATGAAGAATACAATGAATTGTCTTCAGATGTAGATAATGATGACAATGTGAGTTTGAATAGGGGAAAGTTTCCGAAGTATAAAGCGGATGATATGAACAAGACCTTCAAATTTAAATTGGGGATGAAGTTATGTTCattgaaagattttaaaaatgcgCTAATGAAGCATAGCGTTTTAAATGGAAAAGAAGCTCAGTTTGTGAAGAATGATCCGAAGAGA GTGAAAACTCTGGTTGGGCATCACAGATGTGGAAGAATTTTTGGAAACAAAAGTGTTGGAATAACTCCTGGAAAAGCAAAGCAAATTGCAATGGATTCTTTAGTGGGTGATGGAGAACGACAATATGCTCATCTATATGATTATGTGGCTGAATTTTTAAGACTTAAGGTTGGAACCTTCAAGATTAAGGTCAATCAACCCCAACCCACTTTGACACCAAGGTTTAGGTCATTTTACATGTGTTTAGAGGGTTGTAAAGAGGGTTGTAAAGAGGGCTTCTTAGGTAGTTGTAGGCCCTTCATTGGGGTAGATGGTTGTCATCTGAAGACAACATATAGTGATAAGCT GTTTGCAACACtaagagaaaaagtaaagaCATATCCAGGAGATGTTATGCCTAAACCAAGAAAAAGGCTTGACATGGAAGTTGAAAAGAGTGAGAATTGGATTCCTGTTTGGGCAGGGGCTGCAAAATTTGAAGTCACTCATGACTTTACGATGGACAAGTTGGTAGTTGACCTAAGTAACCATACATGTAGTTGTTACTTTTGGGATTTGATAGGAATACCTTGCAGGCATGTTGTGGCTGCCATTCATTATAAATTAGAGAACCCTGAAGATTATGTTCATCATTATTACAAGAAACATGCTTATGAAACTTGTTATGGCCCTCAAATTATTCCAATCAATGGACAACAACTATGGCCTACATCTGATTCTACAACACTACTACCACCCATTTATAAAACACCTCCTGGAGGCTTAAAAAgctaa
- the LOC108332488 gene encoding histone-lysine N-methyltransferase, H3 lysine-9 specific SUVH1 produces MEGGTRQTSVPLHGSIDKSRILDVKPLKSLIPIFSMSSQASPPGQYPSGFSPFSPFGAPQQTPTEVTPNGASIPTPIRVYSSSPGAGDSSSTMEGFSDQRTSGKKKRGSPKSSSAKSSLDKPKKTQEPPVDLSVLVGITPAQKEDGSREVVNFVLMAFDALRRKLCQLEGARELSLGPIKRADLKACNTLMTKGIRTNMRKRIGSAPGVEIGDIFFFRTEMCVVGLHAQSMGGIDALHVRGEFEEETLAVSIVSSGEYDDDAEDIDVITYTGQGGNFFKKDKHAIDQKLKRGNLALDRSSRQLNEIRVIRGIRDDVNPNLKVYVYDGLYKIQDSWIGKAKGGGDVFKYKLVRMPGQPSAYAVWKSVQKWKSGTSRMGLILADISNGAENIPVSLVNEVDNVKAPTYFNYFHSLRHPKSFSLMQPSNGCTCTKSCVPGDLNCSCIRRNEGDFPYIGKGVLVSRMKLVHECGPTCQCFPNCKNRVSQTGLMHPMEVFKTKDRGWGLRSLDPIRSGTFVCEYAGEVVDRAKVSQLVREGNEYVFDSTRIYGQFKWNYEPKLLEEVNPSESSEHYAMPYPLTISAKNFGNVARFMNHSCSPNVFWQPVVYEENNQSYVHVAFFALRHIPPMTELTYDYGVARSDHAEGIRAVKGRKKCLCRSSKCRGSYG; encoded by the coding sequence ATGGAAGGAGGGACAAGGCAGACTTCAGTTCCTCTTCATGGTTCCATTGATAAGTCTAGGATTCTGGATGTTAAACCTCTGAAGAGTTTGATTCCTATTTTCTCTATGTCTTCTCAAGCTTCACCTCCTGGCCAGTATCCTTCTGGGTTTTCACCATTTTCCCCCTTTGGTGCACCTCAGCAAACTCCAACTGAGGTGACACCAAATGGTGCTTCCATACCTACTCCAATAAGGGTATATAGCAGTTCACCAGGGGCAGGAGACTCCAGTTCAACAATGGAGGGGTTCAGTGATCAACGTACTTCTGGGAAGAAAAAACGTGGATCACCAAAGTCGAGCAGCGCCAAATCATCCTTAGATAAGCCTAAGAAAACTCAAGAGCCCCCTgttgatttaagtgttttagtTGGTATTACCCCTGCTCAAAAAGAAGATGGTAGCCGTGAAGTGGTTAATTTTGTGCTCATGGCGTTTGATGCTCTTAGAAGAAagctctgccaacttgaagGGGCCAGGGAATTGAGCTTGGGTCCGATCAAGCGTGCAGATTTGAAAGCCTGCAATACTTTGATGACCAAAGGAATCCGGACAAACATGAGGAAGAGAATAGGATCAGCTCCTGGGGTTGAGATTGgtgacattttctttttcagaacCGAAATGTGTGTTGTGGGTTTGCATGCTCAGTCCATGGGTGGAATTGATGCCTTGCATGTTAGGGGTGAGTTTGAGGAGGAAACTTTGGCTGTGAGCATTGTTTCATCAGGAGAATATGATGACGATGCTGAGGATATTGATGTTATAACGTATACTGGTCAGGGAGGGAACTTCTTCAAGAAAGATAAGCACGCCATTGACCAGAAGCTTAAAAGGGGCAATCTTGCTTTGGATAGGAGTTCGCGACAACTCAATGAAATAAGAGTCATCCGGGGGATTAGGGATGATGTGAATCCAAATTTAAAAGTCTATGTCTATGATGGTTTGTATAAAATTCAGGATTCATGGATTGGAAAAGCAAAAGGTGGTGGTGATGTATTTAAGTATAAGTTGGTTAGAATGCCTGGACAACCTAGTGCCTATGCTGTTTGGAAATCAGTTCAGAAGTGGAAATCTGGCACTTCAAGGATGGGACTTATTCTTGCAGACATTTCCAATGGAGCTGAGAATATTCCTGTATCACTTGTCAATGAAGTTGATAATGTGAAGGCGCCTActtatttcaattatttccaTTCTCTTAGACACCCTAAATCATTCAGTTTGATGCAGCCTTCAAATGGATGCACCTGTACTAAATCATGTGTTCCTGGTGATTTGAACTGCTCTTGCATTAGGAGAAATGAAGGTGATTTCCCTTATATTGGAAAAGGTGTTCTGGTGAGCCGGATGAAATTGGTTCATGAATGTGGCCCTACATGTCAGTGTTTTCCTAACTGCAAAAATAGAGTATCCCAAACCGGTTTAATGCACCCCATGGAAGTGTTCAAAACGAAGGATAGAGGGTGGGGTCTTCGGTCTCTGGATCCTATTCGCTCTGGTACCTTCGTTTGTGAATATGCTGGAGAAGTTGTTGATAGGGCCAAAGTAAGTCAGCTTGTGAGGGAAGGAAATGAGTATGTTTTTGATTCAACCCGGATTTATGGTCAATTCAAGTGGAATTATGAGCCTAAGCTTTTGGAAGAAGTCAATCCCAGTGAATCTAGTGAGCATTATGCCATGCCGTATCCTTTGACCATAAGTGCCAAGAATTTTGGGAATGTGGCTAGATTCATGAATCATAGTTGCTCCCCAAATGTTTTTTGGCAGCCTGTGGTATATGAAGAAAACAACCAATCGTACGTCCATGTTGCCTTCTTTGCGCTCAGACACATTCCACCAATGACAGAGTTAACGTATGACTATGGAGTTGCCCGATCTGATCATGCTGAGGGTATCCGTGCAgtcaaagggagaaagaaatgTTTATGCCGATCATCGAAATGCCGAGGTTCTTATGGTTAA